ACGCGCGCTGAAAGACCTGTTCGCCACCGCCGACGGCCTGCTGATCGCCAACCCCGAATATAACGGCTCTGTGACCGCGGCACTGAAAAACCTGATCGACTGGGTATCCCGCCCGGACGGGCAGTTTGCGCCTGCAGAGCTTTTCAAGGGCCGCAAGGCGGCACTGTTCGCCACCTCTCCCGGCGGACTGGGCGGAATGCGCGGTCTGAACCACCTGCGGGACATTCTGCAACCACTGGGCACCTGGATTACGCCCACCATGCTGGCGGTACCCGGCTCAATGAATGTATTTGATGCCGAGGGCAAACTGGTGGATGAGGGCATGGCAACCCAGCTCAAAGCCGTGGTAGAGCAGACTGTCGCTGCGATCCAGCAGTAGTCGATTGTCCGCGCGCTTATTCCCAGCGCTTACCCCTGCACTTAAAACCCAGTGCCAATACCGGGCGGCCTGCGCCCGGTATCAGTTTTTGACTTCGTCGCGATGCCAGTAGCGCTGCATTTTCAGGAACAGGAATGAAGCGGTCCAGGTGATCAGCACCAGGCCCGTCAAAGCTTCCAGCCCCGCAGTAAAGCGCAAATCGCCATGAGGCTCTATATCGCCGAAGCCCAGAGAGGTGTAGGTGGTAAAGGAAAAGTAGGCGCAGTCAGTCAGGCTGCCATTGAAATTGCCGGTCAGCGTGCCGAAATATGGCGAGTTGTACATAAAGAAATAGCCAAACGCGAACATCCAGATTTCGATGACATGGCCAATCAGAGCACCGAAAACCCCCATCAAAACCCCCATATTTCGATGCAGCTTGAGCTTTTGTCCCAGTTTGAAAAGGCCGTTTAGCACTTCGTGATGGATCAACACCGCAAAGGCGACGAGAAATCCGTTGATCAATAAGGGAATGAGCATGTCAGCGCCTTCTCTGAAAAAACTCTTTTACCAGCCCCCCCGCCTGATCTTGTAACACACCCCCTTCCACCTGAATCTTGTGATTGAAAAACGTCTGATCCGGCAATTTTAACTGACTGGCTACCACGCCGGCACGGGGCTCGGCAGCACCATATACCAGCCGTTCAATGCGGGCGTGAATCAGGGTACCAAAGCACATGGTGCAGGGCTCGATAGTGACGTACAGCGTGGCCCCGGGTAAGCGATAGTTCTGCGCGCGCCGGGCCGCATCGCGCAGCGCTACCACTTCGGCATGTGCACTGGGGTCGGCGGCACTGATGGGTTGATTAAACCCTTCACCGATGACTTCTCCATCGCGCACCACCACGGCACCCACGGGCACCTCGCCGAGTTTGGCCCCCTCTTCAGCAAGCGCCAGCGCCCGCTGCATAAACATAAAATCCCGTGGTGTCGCCACTTCCTTACTCTCTGCTTTTAATGATCCAACACTTGCCGCGGCAGCTACATCCACCGATAGACCGGCTTTCAACGGCTAACCTTTTTCCAGCGCCGCAGTAAGAAATCCGCTTCCAACTGCAGGCTATCAAGCTCTGACAGCGCCTCACGCGCGGCATCCTGCCCTTTTCTGGCTGCGGTCCAGGCAAAGGGAGTCATGGCGAGAAAATCTGCGATG
The Microbulbifer celer DNA segment above includes these coding regions:
- a CDS encoding NADPH-dependent FMN reductase; amino-acid sequence: MSEQRKPRLLAFAGSLRQNSYNRHLAANAAEMARAAGAEVVEVNLRDYPLPMFDEDVEAQGVPENVRALKDLFATADGLLIANPEYNGSVTAALKNLIDWVSRPDGQFAPAELFKGRKAALFATSPGGLGGMRGLNHLRDILQPLGTWITPTMLAVPGSMNVFDAEGKLVDEGMATQLKAVVEQTVAAIQQ
- a CDS encoding potassium channel family protein, encoding MLIPLLINGFLVAFAVLIHHEVLNGLFKLGQKLKLHRNMGVLMGVFGALIGHVIEIWMFAFGYFFMYNSPYFGTLTGNFNGSLTDCAYFSFTTYTSLGFGDIEPHGDLRFTAGLEALTGLVLITWTASFLFLKMQRYWHRDEVKN
- the tadA gene encoding tRNA adenosine(34) deaminase TadA codes for the protein MKAGLSVDVAAAASVGSLKAESKEVATPRDFMFMQRALALAEEGAKLGEVPVGAVVVRDGEVIGEGFNQPISAADPSAHAEVVALRDAARRAQNYRLPGATLYVTIEPCTMCFGTLIHARIERLVYGAAEPRAGVVASQLKLPDQTFFNHKIQVEGGVLQDQAGGLVKEFFQRRR